A portion of the Clostridium gelidum genome contains these proteins:
- a CDS encoding phage tail sheath subtilisin-like domain-containing protein — protein MGEPSIEIIFKQAGITATKRGKRGVVVLILKDTMPSSYSNPIKMETIDEIPETLSAFNKEQIKLAMIGYQNPPKQVIAYIEKVDSADYSEAQSYLETIKWDYVVIPGIGLAADGKADTEANITSRATDFATWIKQLRSTKDIKVKAVLPHCPADNEGIINFSTDDIKTASKTYTAAEYCSRIAGMLAGTPLTISATFAPLAEVIDVPHLKKEERDEAIDAGKLILVNDGTKVKIDRAVNSFVTTIENRGDDFKKIKIVDIMDLIHGDIKATAEDNYIGKYPNDYDHKCLLIAAINGYFEGLELDGLLDSSIDGQNKAEIDLDAQKVYLKSQGTDISALKDRELKESNTGSQVFLRGQAVILDAIEDIKFQIYI, from the coding sequence ATGGGAGAACCATCCATAGAAATTATATTTAAGCAAGCAGGAATAACTGCAACTAAAAGAGGAAAAAGAGGTGTAGTAGTACTTATTTTGAAAGATACTATGCCATCTTCATATAGTAATCCAATAAAAATGGAGACTATAGATGAAATTCCAGAAACATTATCAGCTTTTAATAAGGAACAAATAAAACTTGCTATGATAGGATATCAAAATCCACCAAAGCAAGTAATTGCTTATATAGAGAAAGTAGATTCAGCCGATTATTCAGAAGCTCAAAGTTACTTAGAAACTATTAAATGGGATTATGTTGTAATTCCAGGCATTGGCCTAGCAGCTGATGGAAAAGCTGATACAGAGGCAAATATTACTTCAAGAGCAACAGATTTTGCTACTTGGATTAAGCAATTAAGAAGTACTAAGGATATTAAAGTTAAAGCAGTACTTCCACATTGCCCAGCAGATAATGAAGGAATAATAAACTTTAGTACGGATGATATTAAGACAGCGAGTAAAACTTATACTGCAGCAGAATATTGTTCAAGGATTGCTGGAATGCTAGCAGGAACACCATTAACTATTAGTGCCACATTTGCACCACTTGCAGAAGTAATTGATGTTCCACATTTAAAGAAAGAAGAAAGAGATGAAGCAATTGATGCAGGTAAATTAATTCTAGTTAATGATGGAACCAAAGTAAAGATTGATAGAGCAGTAAACAGCTTTGTAACTACAATTGAAAATAGAGGTGATGATTTTAAGAAAATTAAGATCGTAGACATTATGGATTTAATACATGGTGATATTAAGGCAACTGCTGAGGATAATTATATAGGCAAATATCCAAATGATTATGATCATAAATGTTTACTTATTGCTGCTATTAATGGATATTTTGAAGGATTAGAACTAGATGGATTACTTGATAGCAGTATTGATGGACAAAATAAAGCTGAAATTGATTTAGATGCACAAAAGGTTTACTTAAAGAGTCAAGGAACAGATATCTCAGCTCTAAAAGATCGAGAACTAAAAGAAAGTAATACTGGTTCTCAAGTATTTCTTAGAGGACAAGCAGTTATCTTAGATGCAATTGAAGATATTAAATTTCAAATATATATATAG
- a CDS encoding helix-turn-helix domain-containing protein, translating to MNFNTKLKEVRANLGLTQEQFATKFSFSRTTVTELENGNKKPTLKTIQKLSHLTNTKLSYWLDEDADTEIKLFDGLKIIIDTLIEVGEINESGKCSDKGTNLLLKMLEKEIPLYMNSKKN from the coding sequence ATGAATTTTAATACAAAACTAAAAGAAGTAAGAGCCAATTTAGGATTAACACAGGAACAATTCGCTACAAAATTTAGCTTTTCCAGAACTACAGTTACAGAATTAGAAAATGGTAATAAAAAACCAACTCTAAAAACAATACAAAAATTATCTCATCTAACTAATACCAAACTAAGCTATTGGCTAGATGAAGATGCCGATACTGAAATAAAATTATTTGATGGTTTAAAAATAATTATTGATACTTTAATAGAGGTTGGGGAAATAAACGAAAGTGGTAAATGCTCTGATAAAGGAACAAACTTACTTTTAAAAATGTTAGAAAAAGAAATTCCCCTATATATGAATTCCAAAAAGAATTAG
- a CDS encoding phage tail terminator family protein produces the protein MINDLINSINVMLVEKFPDTKVYVSKLEKEIIRPSFFIRYITSRQTDLNRNSYLNIITMKIIYYPPLDELMNVDLIAENEVWDTMREIFSGGYIKVLDRAAKIRKLRGRSKNTEIHLKLKIGFTQDRIFNTPESPKADKINFKI, from the coding sequence ATGATTAATGATTTAATTAACTCAATTAATGTAATGTTAGTTGAGAAATTCCCAGATACAAAAGTATATGTATCAAAGTTAGAGAAGGAAATAATAAGACCTTCTTTTTTTATTCGTTACATTACTAGTAGGCAAACGGATCTAAATAGAAATAGTTATTTAAACATCATAACTATGAAGATTATTTATTATCCACCACTAGATGAGTTAATGAATGTTGATTTAATTGCTGAAAATGAAGTGTGGGATACAATGCGAGAAATTTTTAGTGGTGGATATATAAAGGTTTTGGATAGAGCTGCAAAGATAAGGAAGTTAAGAGGTAGATCAAAAAATACAGAAATACACCTAAAACTTAAGATAGGCTTTACACAAGATAGAATTTTTAATACACCAGAAAGCCCTAAAGCAGATAAAATTAATTTTAAAATTTAA
- a CDS encoding phage tail tube protein, with protein sequence MQQAKNVINGTWGEVWIDGQYVSEVSALQAKVTLTKVDVNFTRDLWKRSKITGIEGKGTLKLHHVTSRMSILLKDNIKQGKQTVCTIISKLADPDALGAERVVLKDVTFDELTVADWEVKKNVEETLPFTFSGYDFLDIIEPQ encoded by the coding sequence ATGCAACAAGCAAAAAATGTTATAAACGGAACATGGGGAGAGGTTTGGATTGATGGACAATATGTTTCAGAGGTTTCAGCGCTTCAAGCAAAAGTTACTTTAACAAAGGTAGATGTCAATTTTACAAGAGATTTATGGAAGAGAAGTAAAATAACTGGTATAGAAGGGAAAGGAACATTAAAATTACATCATGTTACTTCAAGAATGAGTATTTTATTAAAGGATAATATTAAACAAGGGAAGCAAACAGTGTGTACGATCATATCTAAATTAGCTGATCCAGATGCATTAGGAGCTGAAAGAGTAGTACTTAAAGATGTTACATTTGATGAATTAACAGTAGCAGATTGGGAAGTTAAGAAGAATGTTGAGGAAACACTTCCATTTACTTTCTCGGGATATGATTTCTTAGATATAATAGAACCACAATAA
- a CDS encoding replicative DNA helicase, protein MDASVMRSLPQSVEAEQSVIGSMIIDKTAIAKVLEGLEEEDFYRDGHKVIYKTILEMFRNDIAIDLLTLLEYLKSTDALERAGGVTYITELSSSVPTTANLSAYIKIVTDKSTLRKLIKASTAIIEESYNNQSQVENVIDVAEKKIFNIAEKRTSKDFEPLSDVLERGFAQIEKLFNNKGETTGVSSGFTDLDAKTSGFQSGDMILIAARPSMGKTTFALNIAEHAALRDHRSVVIFSLEMSKEQLAYKLLCSEANVDMLKLRTGTLEDKDWENIAMAAGPLSKAKIYIDDSAGVTVMEMRSKCRRLKIEYGIDLIVIDYLQLMSGGTSNSDNRQQEVSEISRSIKALAKEMECPVIALSQLSRAPEQRADHRPMLSDLRESGSIEQDADIVMFLYRDEYYNKETEDKNIAECIISKQRNGPVGTARLAWLGQYSKFGNLDVIHRD, encoded by the coding sequence TTGGATGCATCAGTTATGAGAAGTTTGCCTCAAAGTGTAGAAGCGGAACAATCAGTTATAGGATCTATGATTATAGATAAGACTGCTATAGCAAAAGTATTGGAAGGCTTAGAAGAAGAGGATTTTTATAGAGATGGTCATAAAGTAATATATAAAACTATATTAGAGATGTTTAGAAATGATATAGCCATAGATTTATTAACTTTATTAGAATATTTAAAGAGTACTGATGCGCTTGAAAGAGCTGGTGGAGTAACTTATATAACTGAATTAAGTTCTTCTGTGCCAACTACTGCAAATTTAAGTGCATACATAAAGATTGTTACGGATAAGTCTACTTTAAGAAAACTTATCAAGGCATCAACTGCAATAATTGAAGAAAGTTATAATAATCAAAGTCAAGTGGAAAATGTTATAGATGTTGCAGAAAAGAAAATATTTAACATAGCTGAAAAAAGAACATCGAAGGATTTTGAACCATTAAGTGATGTATTAGAAAGAGGATTTGCACAAATAGAAAAACTCTTTAATAATAAAGGTGAAACTACTGGAGTTAGTTCTGGATTTACTGACTTAGATGCAAAAACTTCTGGGTTTCAAAGTGGAGATATGATATTAATTGCAGCTAGACCTTCCATGGGAAAAACAACATTTGCTTTGAATATAGCAGAACATGCAGCGCTTAGAGATCATAGAAGTGTTGTAATATTCTCTTTAGAAATGTCTAAGGAACAATTAGCCTATAAGCTCCTTTGTTCAGAAGCCAATGTTGATATGCTAAAGCTTAGAACAGGAACTTTGGAAGACAAAGATTGGGAGAACATTGCTATGGCAGCAGGACCACTTTCGAAAGCAAAAATTTATATAGATGATAGTGCTGGTGTGACTGTTATGGAAATGAGATCAAAGTGCAGAAGGCTTAAAATAGAGTATGGAATAGATTTAATTGTTATTGACTATTTGCAACTTATGTCTGGGGGAACTTCTAATAGTGATAATAGACAACAAGAAGTATCTGAAATATCTAGATCTATTAAAGCATTAGCTAAAGAGATGGAGTGCCCAGTAATAGCTCTATCGCAATTATCGCGTGCACCTGAACAAAGAGCAGATCATAGACCAATGCTATCAGATTTAAGAGAATCAGGTTCTATAGAGCAAGATGCAGATATAGTTATGTTCCTATATAGAGATGAATACTACAATAAAGAAACCGAAGATAAAAATATTGCAGAATGTATAATATCCAAACAAAGAAATGGTCCAGTAGGAACTGCAAGGCTTGCTTGGCTTGGACAATATAGTAAATTTGGGAATCTAGATGTAATTCATAGAGACTAA
- the proC gene encoding pyrroline-5-carboxylate reductase, with amino-acid sequence MSKKVGFVGCGNMGSSMVGGMIKSGFLKADEIIISTKTEGSAKKLETQFEVTTTLDSKVVAREAEIIILAVKPFMYKGIIDEIKSELTKDKLIITVAAGITIDNMEEWLGDDFKIIRTMPNTPALVGQAMSAVCPNKNISKDELDYCFKIFESFGECVQLDEKDFHGFTALCGSSPAYVFMFIEAMADGAVKLGIPRAKAYKMAAQSVLGSAKMVLETGKHPGELKDMVCSPGGTTIDAVVELEKLGFRNSVIQAIDKCAEKSKNMQN; translated from the coding sequence ATGAGTAAAAAGGTTGGATTTGTAGGTTGTGGAAATATGGGCAGTTCTATGGTTGGAGGAATGATTAAATCAGGATTTTTAAAAGCTGATGAGATAATAATTTCTACTAAAACTGAAGGATCTGCAAAAAAACTGGAAACACAATTTGAAGTAACTACAACTTTAGATAGTAAGGTTGTTGCTAGGGAAGCTGAGATTATAATTTTAGCTGTTAAGCCTTTTATGTATAAAGGAATAATAGATGAAATTAAATCAGAGCTAACGAAAGATAAGTTAATTATTACTGTAGCCGCAGGCATTACGATAGATAATATGGAAGAATGGCTTGGCGATGATTTTAAGATAATTAGAACTATGCCAAATACACCAGCACTTGTAGGGCAAGCGATGTCAGCAGTATGTCCAAATAAGAACATAAGTAAGGATGAGTTAGATTATTGTTTTAAAATTTTTGAAAGTTTTGGGGAATGTGTTCAATTAGATGAAAAAGACTTTCATGGTTTTACTGCCTTGTGTGGATCATCACCTGCATATGTATTTATGTTCATAGAGGCTATGGCAGATGGTGCTGTAAAATTAGGTATACCTAGAGCTAAAGCTTATAAGATGGCAGCACAAAGCGTATTAGGCTCTGCTAAGATGGTATTAGAAACAGGCAAGCATCCTGGGGAATTAAAAGATATGGTTTGTTCGCCTGGAGGAACTACAATTGATGCAGTTGTTGAATTAGAAAAACTAGGATTTAGAAATAGCGTTATTCAAGCTATTGATAAGTGTGCAGAGAAATCTAAGAACATGCAAAATTAA